In the genome of Eggerthella sp. YY7918, one region contains:
- a CDS encoding TrkH family potassium uptake protein, whose translation MWQRFTWYDVRVIGHYLGVLVLFSSMALLAPLITALACGEWEPATRYLLTIGISLIVGSALRFLRIEPGRLNRQQALVVTGFAWIVLAFIATVPLHLSGHYASYLDALFDGVSGLTTTGASLILDLDHLSYADNMWRFMMHFLGGLGLIVVALSFGLFGKRAGASLYMSEGRSEHVVPNIVQTTRLIAKISVILIFIATCILTVMCVFLGMEPLRAFLQALWLSISGFMTAGFTPMSQSVMYYHSLPVEVVLMLLMLLGSINFMLHSEVWKGRVEVFFRDLEIRTLVLWLGIMACVLAASLTASAEFSDLPAMLRRGLFMMISAMTTTGFQNVTSNQLTTVFSSGAFLVIAVLMAVGGSGGSTAGGIKFNRIGIILKSLVAAIKEALAPDSARVVVAYNHVGRRILSPEIVKEAMMVFILYVVTYAVGALVGIAHGYDATQAIFESVAMASNGGLSSGLASPDMPATLEIFYIIEMWAGRLEFVTLIALIVEIIVSLDPRRLVTRS comes from the coding sequence ATGTGGCAACGATTCACATGGTATGACGTTCGCGTCATTGGCCACTACCTGGGCGTGCTTGTCTTATTTTCGTCGATGGCTTTGCTGGCGCCGCTCATAACAGCACTCGCTTGCGGGGAGTGGGAGCCAGCGACTCGCTATCTGCTCACCATCGGAATTTCGCTCATCGTAGGGTCGGCCTTGCGCTTTCTGCGCATTGAACCGGGTCGTCTTAACCGTCAGCAAGCACTTGTTGTTACTGGGTTTGCATGGATAGTGCTTGCGTTTATCGCGACCGTTCCGCTGCACCTTTCGGGCCATTACGCGAGCTATCTCGATGCCCTTTTCGACGGCGTTTCGGGGTTAACCACGACCGGGGCAAGCCTCATACTCGACCTCGATCATCTGTCGTATGCCGACAACATGTGGCGCTTCATGATGCACTTCCTTGGAGGTTTGGGACTCATCGTAGTGGCCCTTTCGTTCGGCCTGTTCGGAAAGCGTGCCGGCGCAAGTTTATATATGTCTGAAGGTCGCAGCGAGCACGTGGTGCCCAACATCGTGCAAACCACGCGCCTCATTGCGAAGATTTCGGTCATCCTCATCTTCATCGCGACGTGCATTCTAACGGTGATGTGCGTATTCTTGGGCATGGAGCCGCTGCGTGCGTTTTTGCAAGCGCTTTGGCTTTCCATTTCGGGTTTCATGACCGCAGGCTTTACTCCTATGAGCCAAAGCGTCATGTATTATCATTCGCTTCCTGTCGAAGTGGTACTCATGCTGCTCATGTTGCTGGGTTCCATCAACTTTATGCTGCACTCCGAGGTGTGGAAGGGACGCGTCGAGGTGTTCTTCCGTGACCTGGAAATACGCACGCTTGTGTTGTGGCTCGGGATTATGGCGTGTGTGCTTGCGGCATCGCTGACGGCGAGCGCTGAGTTTTCCGACCTGCCCGCCATGTTGCGCCGCGGTCTGTTCATGATGATATCGGCTATGACGACAACGGGCTTTCAAAATGTCACTTCAAATCAGCTGACGACGGTGTTTTCTTCGGGCGCCTTCCTGGTGATTGCCGTGCTTATGGCCGTGGGCGGTAGCGGTGGATCCACGGCGGGCGGTATCAAGTTCAATCGAATCGGCATCATCTTGAAATCGCTGGTTGCCGCTATCAAAGAAGCGCTGGCGCCCGATTCGGCGCGCGTGGTGGTTGCTTACAACCATGTGGGTCGGCGCATTCTTTCGCCCGAAATCGTAAAAGAAGCCATGATGGTGTTCATCCTGTACGTCGTAACGTACGCGGTCGGCGCCCTTGTGGGCATCGCGCACGGCTACGATGCGACGCAGGCCATTTTCGAATCGGTGGCCATGGCCAGCAACGGCGGGTTGTCATCGGGACTCGCGTCGCCGGATATGCCTGCAACCCTTGAAATATTCTATATCATCGAAATGTGGGCCGGTCGTCTTGAGTTTGTGACGCTGATTGCGCTTATCGTTGAAATCATCGTGTCGCTTGATCCCCGAAGGTTGGTGACGCGTTCATGA
- a CDS encoding nitronate monooxygenase — protein MKTALCDLLGIEYPIIQGAMAHITDGAFAGTVSEAGALGVIQSGFDAPEVVREQIAIARSKTSKPFAVNLIMESSCVEEVARVVIEEKVPAVTVSAGNPAKIVPPLVEAGVTTLCLVPHARAAKKMQDLGASAIVAEGMEGGGHIGKLTTLPMVRQIVEAVDIPVIAAGGIADGKGFLAALALGAVGVQMGTAFLVAEECPVDDVYKQMIIEATDTSTTLTGEPGKKQVRCLENPFTRGYWELYDRGASSEELDAYCTGSIGRAQAGDRERGAFSAGMISGLVKEKKPAAVIIKDIMAQADEAYADLKHLYG, from the coding sequence ATGAAAACCGCTCTATGTGATCTTCTTGGTATTGAGTACCCCATTATTCAGGGAGCAATGGCTCACATCACCGATGGAGCTTTTGCGGGCACGGTCAGCGAAGCGGGTGCACTCGGCGTTATCCAGTCGGGGTTTGATGCGCCTGAGGTCGTGCGCGAACAAATAGCCATTGCGCGAAGCAAAACAAGCAAGCCGTTTGCGGTGAATCTCATTATGGAGTCCTCGTGCGTCGAAGAGGTGGCGCGCGTTGTCATTGAAGAAAAGGTGCCTGCCGTTACCGTGAGCGCGGGCAATCCGGCAAAGATCGTTCCGCCGTTGGTCGAGGCGGGCGTGACAACCTTGTGCCTCGTGCCGCATGCGCGGGCGGCCAAGAAAATGCAAGATCTGGGAGCTTCCGCCATTGTCGCCGAGGGTATGGAAGGTGGCGGGCATATCGGTAAACTCACGACGCTGCCCATGGTTCGCCAAATCGTCGAAGCGGTGGATATTCCTGTTATCGCCGCAGGCGGTATTGCAGATGGAAAAGGGTTTTTGGCCGCGCTCGCGCTTGGCGCGGTGGGCGTACAGATGGGAACCGCGTTTCTTGTAGCTGAGGAATGCCCGGTCGACGATGTCTACAAGCAGATGATTATCGAGGCAACGGATACTTCCACGACGCTGACGGGTGAACCAGGAAAAAAGCAAGTTCGCTGTTTAGAGAACCCCTTCACGCGTGGTTATTGGGAGCTGTATGACCGCGGTGCATCAAGCGAAGAGCTTGATGCGTATTGCACCGGTTCAATCGGTCGTGCTCAGGCGGGCGATAGGGAGCGCGGTGCCTTTTCGGCCGGAATGATTTCTGGTCTGGTCAAGGAAAAGAAGCCCGCTGCGGTCATCATTAAAGACATTATGGCGCAGGCCGATGAAGCCTACGCCGACTTAAAACACCTATACGGCTGA